In Macadamia integrifolia cultivar HAES 741 chromosome 13, SCU_Mint_v3, whole genome shotgun sequence, one DNA window encodes the following:
- the LOC122059497 gene encoding pentatricopeptide repeat-containing protein At1g71420: MGMERWTWRWRWRWERFYSGFCTIPNSSISQPDSVQLQYVFTLCARGQLQEALSLFYAINKPNSQAYATLLQGCARHRCLDQGRALHQHMLAHSHDPDLFVTNHLINLYAKCGCLEVARQLFDQMPLRNLVSWTALITGYDQHGRSDDCFRLFSSMLAHHHPTEFAFASVLGSCNCIRGRQVHALVLKTSFDTYVYVANALITMYSKNLGCDGAWAVFQSMPTRSLITWNSMLAGFQLCGYGAQSLDLFSQMHSDGIGFDRATFLSVISSLCSDDNDVVLGLEHCYHLHCLALKTGFVSQVEVATALMNAYSKLGGDVSECYWLFNETSGCRDVVSWTGIITSCAEQKPEQALLLFRQMKWEGLNPDCYTFSAVIKACAGLSTECHGSAVHAQVIKVGFEEDMVLANALIHAYARCGSICRSEQVFNRMEFLDIVSWNSIFKAYALHGKAVKALQLFEQMNVQPDAATFVSLLTACSHAGLVDQGTKIFDMMIQNYGIYPQRDHFACMVDILGRAGHLLEAEALIYKMPMEPDSVVWSALLGACRKHRESKMAELAGRKLMELDPKNSLGYVLMSNIYSSEGCFHTAAFIRKEMRGCRVRKEPGLSWIEVENQVHEFASGGQRHPQREAICAELEVLVGKLKGMGYVPETNSALHDIGEEHKEEQLFYHSEKLALAFVVMNSGRVCDWKTIRIMKNIRICLDCHNFMKLASDLLQREILVRDANRFHQFRGGLCSCSDYW; this comes from the coding sequence ATGGGGATGGAACGATGGACATGGaggtggagatggagatgggagCGCTTCTACTCCGGCTTCTGCACAATCCCCAACTCAAGCATCTCCCAACCCGACTCTGTTCAGCTTCAATACGTCTTCACTCTCTGTGCCCGTGGCCAACTCCAGGAGGCTCTCAGTCTCTTCTATGCCATTAACAAACCCAACTCACAAGCTTACGCCACCCTTCTCCAAGGCTGCGCCAGGCACCGCTGCCTCGACCAAGGTCGAGCCCTCCACCAACATATGCTTGCCCACAGCCACGACCCTGACCTTTTCGTGACCAATCATCTTATCAATCTATACGCCAAGTGTGGCTGCTTGGAGGTCGCTCGTCAACTGTTCGACCAAATGCCCCTGAGAAATCTGGTTTCTTGGACTGCTCTTATCACTGGTTACGACCAGCATGGCCGATCCGATGATTGTTTTCGACTATTCTCCTCCATGCTTGCCCACCACCATCCCACTGAATTCGCCTTTGCGAGCGTTCTTGGATCCTGTAATTGCATTCGAGGCCGGCAGGTACATGCCCTCGTCTTAAAGACCTCTTTTGATACTTATGTTTACGTTGCAAACGCTCTTATTACAATGTACTCGAAGAACTTAGGTTGTGATGGCGCTTGGGCCGTCTTTCAAAGCATGCCAACACGTAGTCTTATCACTTGGAATTCGATGCTCGCAGGGTTCCAGCTTTGTGGTTATGGGGCCCAATCGCTGGACCTCTTCTCTCAAATGCACAGTGATGGTATTGGATTTGATCGGGCGACATTTTTAAGCGTTATTTCTTCTTTGTGTTCAGATGATAACGATGTTGTTTTGGGCCTTGAGCACTGCTACCATTTGCACTGCCTGGCTTTGAAGACTGGGTTTGTATCTCAGGTTGAGGTTGCCACTGCCTTAATGAATGCCTATTCAAAGCTTGGAGGGGATGTTAGTGAGTGTTACTGGCTCTTCAATGAGACAAGTGGTTGTCGAGATGTTGTTTCTTGGACTGGGATTATAACTTCTTGTGCAGAGCAGAAGCCAGAACAAGCACTTCTACTCTTCCGTCAGATGAAATGGGAAGGCTTAAATCCAGATTGCTATACTTTCTCAGCTGTCATCAAAGCATGTGCAGGCCTTTCTACTGAGTGTCATGGTTCAGCTGTCCACGCTCAAGTCATCAAGGTTGGGTTCGAGGAAGATATGGTGCTTGCTAATGCCCTTATCCATGCCTATGCACGGTGCGGTTCCATCTGCAGGTCAGAGCAAGTTTTCAACCGTATGGAATTTCTTGACATAGTTTCGTGGAACTCGATTTTCAAAGCTTATGCTTTGCATGGGAAAGCGGTGAAGGCATTACAGCTCTTTGAGCAAATGAATGTCCAACCTGATGCTGCCACCTTTGTATCTCTTCTCACAGCTTGTAGCCATGCTGGACTCGTAGATCAAGGAACTAAAATCTTTGACATGATGATTCAAAATTATGGAATTTACCCTCAACGTGATCATTTTGCATGCATGGTTGACATTCTTGGGCGGGCTGGGCACCTTCTTGAGGCTGAGGCTCTAATTTACAAAATGCCAATGGAGCCCGACTCTGTGGTCTGGAGTGCTCTGCTTGGTGCTTGCAGGAAACACCGGGAATCCAAGATGGCTGAGCTGGCAGGGAGGAAGCTGATGGAGTTGGATCCTAAAAATTCACTAGGCTATGTATTGATGTCAAATATATATTCTTCAGAGGGTTGCTTTCATACTGCAGCTTTTATTAGGAAGGAGATGAGAGGGTGTAGAGTAAGGAAGGAACCTGGCTTGAGCTGGATTGAAGTTGAGAATCAGGTACATGAGTTTGCCTCTGGAGGACAACGCCATCCTCAGCGAGAGGCCATATGTGCCGAGCTTGAAGTGTTGGTTGGGAAGTTAAAGGGGATGGGTTATGTGCCAGAGACAAACTCGGCCTTGCATGATATAGGGGAGGAGCACAAGGAGGAGCAGTTATTTTATCACAGTGAGAAGTTGGCTTTGGCATTTGTGGTGATGAATTCTGGCCGAGTTTGTGATTGGAAGACCATAAGGATTATGAAGAACATTAGGATTTGTCTCGATTGTCATAACTTCATGAAATTAGCATCAGATCTTCTTCAAAGGGAGATTTTAGTGAGAGATGCAAACCGTTTCCACCAGTTTAGAGGTGGTTTGTGCTCTTGCAGTGACTATTGGTAA
- the LOC122059498 gene encoding uncharacterized protein LOC122059498 produces MIGGISSHSKMSGKRGRSPGWAAVDLKQMQKQDLKPEFDDGPYSPIQNMTATTAPSGSALLRNVPPVKSFSSVLQPKMEFPFLVDDNDSNGRVLENNSNRVLANKIIKENNTVLALTKLKELHGWADNSLIEDILAAVKDNFDQASTLLKNMVTSSSSEENKTVDLAEPSSVFVDCLHTKKTEEEGGDFPLEKMTDLAELKAVLQGCLDNKKPEHTDEGVIFENKLSNGTADLKLISRSLMSAPAEPEWEEDDVYLNHRKDAIRVMRSASQHSRAANNAFLRGDHFSAQQLSHKAREERKLAERLNAKAAEEILTIRNGENNIWKLDLHGLHAYEAVHALQNHLQKIETQIPLSRTISPNKVKPKVEITCRSSLGSPSCKGIEVKPDIQNYALSSQRRAILEVITGTGNHSRGEAALPSAIRSFLIENGYRFDEFRPGVIAVRPKFRNRSKH; encoded by the exons ATGATTGGTGGCATTTCTTCACATTCAAAGATGTCAGGGAAGAGGGGTAGATCTCCTGGTTGGGCTGCTGTTGATCTCAAGCAAATGCAAAAACAAGATCTGAAACCAGAGTTTGATGATGGCCCCTATTCACCCATTCAAAATATGACAGCCACTACTGCACCCTCTGGGAGCGCACTACTGAGAAATGTTCCACCAGTCAAGTCTTTCTCATCAGTGCTACAACCTAAAATGGAATTTCCATTTCTCGTTGATGACAATGATTCAAATGGACGAGTATTAGAGAATAATTCTAATAGGGTGCTTGCTAATAAGATTATCAAAGAGAATAATACCGTTCTGGCCCTTACAAAGCTTAAAGAGCTCCATGGCTGGGCTGACAATAGTTTGATTGAAGACATTTTAGCTGCTGTTAAAGATAATTTTGACCAGGCTTCTACTCTATTGAAGAATATGGTTACCTCCAGCAGCTCTGAAGAGAACAAGACAGTAGACCTTGCAGAACCAAGCTCAGTTTTTGTGGATTGTCTCCACACCaagaagacagaagaggaggggggagaTTTTCCTTTGGAAAAGATGACAGACCTTGCAGAACTGAAAGCTGTTCTTCAGGGCTGTCTCGATAACAAGAAGCCTGAACATACGGATGAAGgtgttatttttgaaaataagttATCTAATGGTACTGCAGACTTGAAATTGATTTCAAGGTCCTTAATGTCTGCACCTGCTGAGCCTGAGTGGGAAGAGGATGATGTATACTTGAATCATCGTAAAGATGCAATAAGGGTTATGAG GTCAGCATCTCAGCATTCACGAGCAGCCAATAATGCCTTTCTAAGAGGTGACCACTTCTCTGCTCAACAGCTCTCACATAAGGCCCGGGAAGAACGGAAGCTTGCTGAAAGGCTGAATGCAAAGGCAGCTGAGGAAATTTTAACAATCAGAAATGGCGAAAATAATATATGGAAGTTGGACTTACATGGCCTCCATGCATATGAAGCTGTGCATGCCTTACAGAACCATCTTCAGAAGATTGAAACACAGATTCCCTTAAGTCGTACTATATCTCCTAACAAAGTCAAGCCCAAAGTTGAAATAACATGTCGTTCATCACTCGGCTCACCTAGTTGCAAGGGCATAGAGGTGAAACCCGACATACAAAACTATGCATTATCCAGTCAGAGACGGGCAATTTTGGAAGTTATAACAG GGACTGGTAACCACAGCAGAGGTGAAGCTGCTCTGCCTTCAGCCATCAGAAGTTTCCTCATTGAGAATGG GTATCGTTTTGATGAGTTTAGGCCTGGGGTAATTGCAGTGCGTCCTAAGTTCCGTAACAGGTCAAAACATTAG
- the LOC122060134 gene encoding uncharacterized protein LOC122060134: MAASKSRTRSSGLSSYSSSSTGFASASSSFSSRSTGFFNRSASPTRVNLYGSVPSTPSVRFSLDRSVSPSRSISVSPRDQVVKKQNYPLSAPSSPRRTCMCSPTTHPGSFRCSLHKGFSGTHHRAGSYPSNRLNARRSVMTNSLVRIGTVEGELVKRALAALIRPSSHQQRRRVDFQARPSRLSIMSRAEDL; this comes from the coding sequence ATGGCGGCTTCTAAATCTAGAACTAGATCCAGTGGACTATCGAGCTATTCGTCTTCGTCGACGGGTTTCGCCTCTGCAAGTTCGAGTTTCTCTTCTCGATCTACTGGTTTCTTCAATCGGTCAGCATCTCCTACTCGCGTTAATCTCTACGGATCCGTTCCGTCAACGCCGTCGGTTCGGTTTTCGCTCGACAGATCTGTATCACCGAGCAGGTCGATTTCGGTTTCTCCTCGTGATCAGGTCGTGAAGAAGCAGAATTATCCTCTGTCAGCTCCGTCGTCTCCTAGGAGAACCTGTATGTGTTCACCGACGACTCATCCTGGTTCTTTTCGTTGTAGTCTCCACAAAGGTTTCAGCGGTACACATCATCGTGCGGGATCTTATCCGTCTAACAGATTGAACGCTCGGAGATCGGTCATGACGAATTCTCTGGTCCGAATCGGTACTGTTGAGGGAGAATTGGTTAAGAGAGCTTTGGCAGCTTTGATCCGTCCTTCTTCTCATCAGCAGAGGAGAAGAGTCGATTTCCAGGCAAGGCCTAGCCGGCTTTCTATCATGTCAAGAGCCGAAGACTTGTGA